From the genome of Prionailurus bengalensis isolate Pbe53 chromosome D1, Fcat_Pben_1.1_paternal_pri, whole genome shotgun sequence:
AATTACTCTTTCCCTCACCAAACCATCTGTGTCACCACAACTTTTTTTCCATGGCCATAGGAATATACTGCAAAGTTGTCTGTTCTTGCCCTGCAGAAATCTACGAAATTTAgaatttacaggggcgcctgggtggcgcagtcggttaagcgtccgacttcagccaggtcacgatctcgcggtcgtgagttcgagccccgcatcgggctctgggctgatggctcagagcctggagcctgtttccgattctgtgtctccctctctctctgcccctcccccgttcatgctctgtctctctctgtctcaaaaataaataaacgttaaaaaaaataaataaataaataaataaataaataatttacagcAACTCTGCAAACGAAGATTCAAGTAATCTGAAACCAAGATACAAAAAAAAGACCCCATTGCCATTTACGTTATCCAAGATAAgttagattaaaaagaaaaaaaacaaccaccccCGAACACATCTGCAAGAGTTTCGGGTGTAGGCTAAGCCCCACTAAACCAATTAGAAGAACACCACGTGACCATCAGACTACCATCAGACCATCAGACCATCAGACCATTCACACTTAGTGTGTACCACCCCATTCTTCCAAACACAAAACGGTTTGAGAGCACAATTCTAGTCCTCGGACTCTAGACGCCACAACCTTAAAAACCATTTGCTATACACGTCATTTATTACTACAGCTACACGGGCCCGGCGTCCCCAGTGTCTCCCACTCTTGGAGGACTCCACGCCTACCTTCTTTTTGGCCTTGCCCCCAGATTTGTTCACtgggtctttgtcttttttggcCGATTTCCCggcatctttcttcttcttgtcgTCCTTGGGCGGCTGTGCGGAAAAGGGAGAACGCAGCCAGATCACACGGCAGCCCCACGCTCCCTCTGCAAcggcgcccccaccccgcccaaacCTCACTACCTGAGCACATGGGTGAAGCAATCCCCCCGCCCGCCCGAAGCAGCCCGGCAAGTCTGGGGCCCTGCGTCTGGTGCCGCCTCCACCCCGTCCCGGCGCTTCCCGGCTCTCACAGCCGCACCAGTTTCCCACTCGGAAGAGCTCACCATAGCGAAGCTCAGAGAGCAACAGCCAACACCGCAGCCTCGCTAAGATGTCGGACAAAAAAGGAAGCGGCGCTCACGCACGGGCCCAGAAACCTCCACCCTCAGCAAGCGTTTCCGGGGCAAGGGGCGGAGCCAGCGGCGGAAGGTCGTAGGTCCAGCCCCCTCGTCCAGCGGGCAGCAGGGAGGGTGGTTGTCCTTCCCCAGCCGCGCACCCCGAACACTGTCCGCGGCCTTTGGACTTTGCCGCTAGTTGTGAGGTAGTCACACGTCGCTATCCCCTGGTCCTGGAAActaataaagagagaaaacaatctGCCAGCCTCCGTAACTACCCCCACGATCCCGCTAAGCGTGGTGCTACAAGTGCGCAGGCGCCGGCTTtgtgaggctgggaggagggggcgaGGGGCGGGTCCCGCGACTGCGGTTCCGGGGCGGGGCCGTCTGGAAGAAGCCGAATCCCCGCCTCTGAGGGGCAGCGGCCGCAATGGCGATTTTTAGCGTGTACGTGGTGAACAAAGCTGGCGGCCTCATCTACCAGTTGGACAGCTACGCGCCACGGGCCGAGGCTGAGAAAACTTTCAGTTACCCTCTTGATCTGCTGCTCAAGCTGCACGACGAGCGTGTGCTGGTTGCCTTCGGCCAGCGCGACGGCATCCGGGGTGGGCTAGGATTGCGTCCGATGGGCGGGCCCGGTGCTGCGGAGTGGGCTGGTGTCTCTACTGGGCAgtagggtggggggagagggggtgaggcCGGGTCGCTGGTCCCATCAGCGGAGTCCCCACGCTGGGGCTTCGTTGACCCTTAGCTTCACCTCTACAGTGGGCCACGCAGTGCTGGCCATCAATGGCGTGGACGTGAACGGCAAGTACACGGCCGATGGGAAAGAGGTGCTGGAGTACCTGGGCAACCCTGCTAATTACCCGGTGTCCATTCGGTTCGGCCGACCCCGCCTCACCTCCAATGAGAAGCTCATGCTGGCCTCCATGTTTCACTCGTAAGTCCCCCAACCCTGTCTAGTGCCTTTTGGCCTTCACTTGGCCCTTAGGCTAGCTGGATTAGTGTGGTTCTGCGGGAAGTCTCCTGAGCAGCAGTGCTtacctttctttgccttttcttttttttaagcttatttattttgagagagcacgcgcaagcaagggaggggcagaaagagagggaaagggtgaattccaggcaggctctgcagtgtcagcagggagccgatgcagagctcgaacccaggagccaggaaattgtgacctgagcggaaagcaagagccggacgctcaaccagctgagccacccaggcgcccctctttgcctCCTTTTAGGTCATCAGTTCTTgtgttatgaaaagaaaaagaacgagTCCAGTATAACTAGGCTTTAGATAATACTGGCAATGGTGTGATCTTGTGTAAGTCAACTTCCCTCAGCTTTAGTTTCTAAGTCTTTAAGGTAACTGAACTAAATGATCTTTAAGACCTTTTCCTGCTCTCAACTATAGTATGACATATGCTGGATAATGATAGTCATGGGGTAAGTAACCCTGGCGCATAGTCCCAGTGTTAATTTCACCCAAAGCTTTCAAGGTAAAATGCTTTACAGCAGAGTAGGAGTGTAAACTACATGCAAAgttcaaatgaattttaaagaaattttggtgCTTCTGCTAGGCAATTGAGGAAGctgcctcttccttttttttttttttttttttaaatgtttgtttatttttgagagagagagagctcccaagcaagagagggagggcagagagaggggagacacaatctgaagcaggctccaggctgagctgtcagcacagaacctgacccggggctcaaactcacaaaccatcacACTGCCTCTTCTGACCTCTCAGAGTGTAATGTAAACTCCTCAGCAGCTAGGGTTACTTCAGTGGAAAAGTTTGATCAGCACCCCTCCCTTAAAACATGGGGTGCATTCCCAACCTTACCTCCTTTGCAAATAGGCTGTTCGCAATCGGTTCCCAGCTGTCTCCAGAACAGGGCAGCTCAGGCATTGAGATGCTGGAGACCGACACGTTCAAACTGCACTGTTTCCAGACACTGACAGGTATGCGTCTTCAGATAGGCCAAAGGGATGCACTGGGGGCTGGTTGGGGGAAGGGACTGACCAGAGACAACTTTGGTAAGCAAGGGGGTGGTGGTTAGCTTTTCCTGGGACAATTGCACAGACACGTCTGTTTTGCAACTCCAAAACCAATATTTAATCCGATGCCAGTTTTGCCCACACCACCCAGCACACTCGGCCATGGTTATCTTGTGTGCAGATAAAACCTTAATGTTGCACATGTTTTGGTAAGTGTTTCCAAATGAAACTTGAATGCCAAATGGAAATGACCTTCGGATCATGTCGTTGCCTCACTCCCTTAATGGGGATAATTGAAAACCTCCTGAATTTGTTTCCTGCCTGGCACTTGCTGCCGAGGGACCACATGACTAGGAATTAAGTGACAGAGCTAGAAATCAAAGCTTGGTCTCAATCAGTTGGGTGATATGATAAAGTCATGTTACTGCTCTGGTCTTACAGATCCACAGTCTTGGTTTTCCTGCTTTACGGAGCAATaggataaaagtaaaaatggGCTTATGAAAatgctacacacacacaggatGATGTTATTTGCTTTTCTCCACTCTTTGGTAACCATTCCTGGCCCTTCTCCAGGGATCAAGTTTGTGGTACTGGCAGATCCCAGGCAAGCTGGAATAGATTCTCTTCTCCGAAAGATTTATGAGATTTACTCAGACTTTGCCCTCAAGAATCCATTCTACTCCCTGGAAATGCCTATCAGGTAGGTAGTCGCCCTCCCCAGATATTGGTCAAAGCGTCCTTGCCCTTCTCTTTGTGCTCTTCCCCAAAGATATTTTTCAGAAGTGTAAGAagagttatttttcaaataaaacaaaagtgactAGTCTTTTCTTGCTATTTTGAGAGACTAAAGACTTTCCTATGGGGTTCATATCCTTCTTCATGGAAGAGTTTCCACTGGCTCTACCTCGGCACCCAAAGTGGGGAAGAGTCTGAGACTTTACACTTTGTCCTCATCTGTGCCACTTGGGTCTGGCCTAGGTGTGAGCTGTTTGACCAGAACCTGAAGTTAGCCCTGGAGGTGGCAGAGAAGGCTGGAACTTTTGGACCTGGGTCATAGGCTGAGCCTGCAATGGATCTCCCAAATTTTGAGAGATCCTGCAGCAGGAAGTCTGCTGTATCCACTCCGAAGGAGATCCTCACAGCTTCCTTAGTGCACTTGACAATGGgagggtgcagagcctgatgacaCATACTGATCCCTGAGCCTTAATactgctctctgccctcccgtGTCTATCGTGGGCCTATTTCCCAACTCTGTACAGACTTATTTATGGAGGGAGTAGGTCcataaatgctaaataaacatTCCTTTGATCTGTGTTTGCTATCCTAATTGATGGTTTGGGGGGAAAGGATCTGGTGGGTAGAcaggaatgagaaaagaattcTGAGATGAGATATgttccaacagaaaaaaataagtgttcattaaatgaatgaacttggGGCTTTAAGTCAGGACCTTGGTCTAGTTCCAGAATTGCTGATTTCTAGGGTGATGGTGgaatatttatcaaatgtttatAGCCAGCCTTTACTGCTTTATCAAACTTAAACCTCACCCTAATCTCAGGGGGTACATTCTCCTATGGACAAGAGATTTAGCAAGGTACAGACACTCTATGCCTCAGAGTCTCAAAGCTAATTACTAACTGCATGAGTTTGAACCCAGGCTTTCTGACTATGCTATCATAAGCCACTGTtcggagcgcctaggtggctcagtcagttgagtggccgacttcaattcaggtcatgatctcacagtttgtgagttcgagccccgtgtcgggctctgtgctgacagcctggagcctgcttccgattcttgtttcc
Proteins encoded in this window:
- the TRAPPC4 gene encoding trafficking protein particle complex subunit 4; amino-acid sequence: MAIFSVYVVNKAGGLIYQLDSYAPRAEAEKTFSYPLDLLLKLHDERVLVAFGQRDGIRVGHAVLAINGVDVNGKYTADGKEVLEYLGNPANYPVSIRFGRPRLTSNEKLMLASMFHSLFAIGSQLSPEQGSSGIEMLETDTFKLHCFQTLTGIKFVVLADPRQAGIDSLLRKIYEIYSDFALKNPFYSLEMPIRCELFDQNLKLALEVAEKAGTFGPGS